From the genome of Papaver somniferum cultivar HN1 chromosome 2, ASM357369v1, whole genome shotgun sequence, one region includes:
- the LOC113347654 gene encoding transcription factor MYB53-like: protein MGRSPSRDEIGLKKGPWIPEEDQKLTDYIHKNGHGSWRALPKLAGLNRCGKSCRLRWSNYLRPDIKRGKFSDDEEQLIISLHSVLGNKWSQIATHLPGRTDNEIKNYWNTHLKKKLLQMGIDPVTHRPRTDLNLLSNLPNLLAAANIFNLMNPWDNVSRLQADAQAQVAKVQLLNNLLQVISNGGSSSLQPPNMELLNHLRSVPNRDNNYLINQYLEPNSQLLNTLGYSSNPSSQTPPPYSICTLMHPNVPNDNENVATEDADCYRFEQGSSSRMDSNNYLNDSNMNVQDYLSSPEYIPALVSASPERNMNNIIKPEINTTTNSSTSTTFETTAWGELNMDDEENILSDYWTDLLE, encoded by the exons ATGGGAAGATCTCCAAgtcgtgatgaaattggattgaagAAGGGTCCATGGATACCTGAGGAAGATCAAAAACTGACTGATTATATACATAAGAACGGTCATGGAAGTTGGAGAGCTTTACCTAAACTTGCTGGGTTGAATAGATGTGGCAAAAGCTGTCGACTACGATGGAGTAATTATCTTAGACCTGACATTAAGAGAGGGAAATTCTCTGACGATGAAGAACAGCTTATTATCAGTCTTCATTCGGTTCTCGGAAATAA GTGGTCTCAAATTGCAACACACCTTCCGGGAAGAACTGATAACGAGATCAAGAATTACTGGAATACTCATCTAAAGAAGAAGCTGTTACAAATGGGTATTGATCCGGTAACTCATAGGCCAAGGACAGATCTTAATCTTCTTTCCAACTTACCAAATTTACTCGCGGCAGCAAATATATTCAATCTAATGAACCCATGGGACAATGTTTCAAGGTTACAAGCTGATGCTCAAGCACAAGTAGCCAAAGTTCAACTGCTGAATAATCTCTTGCAAGTCATAAGCAATGGTGGAAGTTCATCACTACAACCACCTAACATGGAGTTACTAAATCATTTAAGATCAGTTCCGAACCGAGATAACAATTACCTCATCAATCAATACCTTGAACCGAATTCTCAACTTCTTAATACTCTTGGTTATTCGTCAAATCCTTCATCTCAAACACCACCGCCTTACAGTATCTGTACTTTAATGCACCCAAACGTCCCTAATGATAATGAGAATGTAGCAACCGAAGATGCTGATTGTTATCGTTTTGAACAAGGATCAAGTTCAAGAATGGATAGTAACAACTACCTTAACGATAGTAACATGAATGTTCAAGATTACTTGAGTAGTCCAGAATATATTCCTGCATTGGTTTCGGCTTCACCGGAAAGAAACATGAACAATATTATCAAACCTGAAATAAATACTACAACAAATTCATCCACTTCAACCACCTTTGAAACAACAGCTTGGGGAGAATTAAAcatggatgatgaagaaaatattctcagtGATTATTGGACAGACTTATTAGA ATGA
- the LOC113353289 gene encoding uncharacterized protein LOC113353289 yields MEVKDWEVSSDGTQDSEVNLQDSDEDEHLFMFDCIPKLQQRKAKSKVCWDSEMRMAKVIEMKGRCWGTTGIVRNSETYLSIEETLFMAERGALLLVNSDDMVLSLRDMYGMLREWKNGCSWDSFQPYKHLKSLAYIVSRHGVPWTMKNHKHCTSPTCVRDSNNGSALSGTELEEGISITDGLGNMHINYEAKPTFDVFSPNRKFRKCAPGEPNFVVYLTREDNLPSKEEIEDLVARCKGVGLMVCHIQHGRVSLFSHKETELPLLP; encoded by the coding sequence ATGGAGGTTAAAGATTGGGAAGTTTCTTCTGATGGAACACAAGATTCGGAGGTTAATTTGCAAGACTCCGACGAGGATGAGCATCTCTTTATGTTTGATTGCATACCTAAATTACAGCAAAGGAAAGCTAAATCCAAGGTTTGTTGGGATTCGGAGATGAGAATGGCGAAGGTTATAGAAATGAAAGGTAGATGTTGGGGTACAACAGGAATAGTTCGAAACAGTGAGACCTATTTGTCAATTGAGGAGACCTTGTTCATGGCTGAACGAGGAGCTTTACTTCTGGTTAACAGTGATGATATGGTTCTTAGTTTAAGGGATATGTATGGGATGCTTAGGGAATGGAAGAATGGGTGTAGTTGGGATTCTTTCCAGCCTTATAAGCACTTGAAGTCACTTGCGTATATTGTTAGTCGGCATGGTGTTCCGTGGACTATGAAAAATCACAAGCATTGTACATCTCCTACCTGTGTCAGGGACTCAAACAACGGCAGTGCACTTTCTGGAACCGAATTGGAAGAGGGGATTTCTATTACCGATGGTCTTGGAAATATGCATATAAATTATGAGGCAAAGCCAACTTTTGATGTGTTTTCGCCTAATAGGAAATTTAGGAAGTGTGCTCCTGGTGAACCTAATTTCGTAGTATATTTAACGAGGGAGGATAATCTACCGTCGAAGGAAGAGATTGAAGACCTTGTGGCAAGGTGCAAGGGTGTTGGCCTTATGGTCTGTCACATACAACATGGTCGGGTCAGTTTGTTTTCGCATAAAGAGACAGAGCTTCCTCTCCTGCCATGA